One window of Penaeus chinensis breed Huanghai No. 1 chromosome 3, ASM1920278v2, whole genome shotgun sequence genomic DNA carries:
- the LOC125043364 gene encoding transmembrane protease serine 5-like: protein MAVLPCLFVILSLSLSVSGRCGVAQSPQESNLILESRIIGGTVAHKGAWPWAASLRSRGQHFCGASLVTATHLLTAAHCVSRVGQARLTVVLVVEGEMVEQDVSEIVPHPDYKGHQHDIALLKVRKPFSSTPLCLSLFVPEGASASVVGWGRTSPEGPHSEVLRQTEVTILPGSRCRSVYRQFFRKGMVCAGSEGLGQDACQGDSGGPLMLFMGGAWVQAGIVSFGYGCARPEYPGVYTSIPEYIHWVIEVLQSE, encoded by the coding sequence ATGGCTGTTCTCCCTTGCCTTttcgtgattctctctctctccctttctgtctctggaAGATGCGGAGTAGCGCAGTCTCCGCAAGAATCTAACCTGATCCTTGAGTCGAGGATAATTGGCGGGACAGTGGCCCATAAGGGCGCTTGGCCATGGGCAGCGAGTCTGCGCAGTCGCGGCCAGCACTTCTGCGGAGCTTCCCTCGTCACCGCCACGCATCTCCTGACGGCGGCGCACTGCGTGTCTCGCGTGGGACAGGCACGTCTGACGGTGGTTCTGGTAGTCGAGGGCGAGATGGTTGAGCAGGACGTTTCGGAGATCGTCCCCCATCCAGATTACAAAGGCCACCAACACGACATCGCCCTGCTGAAGGTGAGGAAGCCTTTCTCGTCGACGCCTCTCTGCCTGTCCCTCTTCGTCCCCGAAGGCGCCTCGGCCAGCGTAGTCGGCTGGGGAAGGACGTCTCCTGAAGGTCCCCACAGCGAGGTCCTACGGCAGACGGAGGTGACGATCCTGCCGGGCAGCCGCTGCAGGTCCGTGTACAGGCAGTTCTTCAGGAAGGGCATGGTGTGCGCGGGATCCGAAGGGCTAGGGCAGGACGCGTGCCAAGGGGATTCGGGAGGACCTCTCATGCTCTTCATGGGCGGAGCTTGGGTCCAGGCGGGTATCGTCAGCTTCGGGTATGGGTGTGCTCGGCCGGAGTACCCGGGAGTGTACACGAGTATTCCTGAGTACATCCACTGGGTCATTGAGGTGTTGCAATCGGAGTGA